From the genome of Candidatus Chlamydia corallus, one region includes:
- a CDS encoding Bax inhibitor-1/YccA family protein: protein MGLYDRDYIQDSRLQGTFASRVYGWMTAGLIVTSCVALCLYFSGLYRSLFSFWWVWCLATLGVSFFINAKIQTLSVSTLGGLFLLYSTLEGMFFGTLLPVYAAQYGGGVIWAAFGSAALVFGLAALYGAFTKSDLTKISKIMTFALIGLLLVTLVFGVVSIFISMPLMYLLICYLGLVIFVGLTAADAQAIRRISASIGNNNALSYKLSLMLALKMYCNVIMVFWYLLQIFSSSGNRD from the coding sequence ATGGGACTATACGATCGTGACTATATACAAGATTCTCGATTGCAAGGAACCTTTGCTTCGAGAGTCTATGGTTGGATGACAGCAGGGCTGATCGTAACTTCATGTGTTGCCCTGTGCCTTTATTTTTCTGGATTATATAGAAGCCTTTTTTCTTTTTGGTGGGTGTGGTGTTTGGCTACCCTAGGAGTATCTTTCTTTATCAATGCTAAGATCCAGACTCTATCGGTTTCTACTTTAGGAGGTCTTTTCCTTCTCTATTCAACATTAGAAGGAATGTTTTTTGGAACCCTGCTTCCTGTGTATGCTGCTCAATATGGCGGAGGAGTTATCTGGGCGGCTTTCGGATCAGCAGCTTTGGTATTTGGCTTAGCAGCACTTTATGGCGCCTTTACAAAAAGCGATCTTACTAAAATTAGTAAAATCATGACTTTCGCTTTGATAGGACTTCTGTTAGTGACTCTAGTATTTGGCGTGGTTTCGATTTTTATCTCTATGCCTTTAATGTATTTATTGATTTGCTATCTAGGGTTGGTAATCTTTGTTGGGTTGACAGCTGCTGATGCGCAAGCAATTCGTCGGATTTCTGCTAGTATAGGTAATAATAACGCCTTGAGTTACAAACTCTCTTTGATGCTTGCTCTCAAGATGTATTGCAATGTAATCATGGTATTTTGGTATCTGCTACAGATTTTTTCTTCTTCAGGAAATCGAGACTAA
- a CDS encoding aromatic amino acid transport family protein: MSNKVLGGSLLIAGSAIGAGVLAVPVLTAQGGFFPTTFLYIVSWLFSMAAGFCFLEVMTWMKESKNQVNMLSMAESILGHIGKISVCLVYLFLFYSLLIAYFCEGGNILCRIFNCQNLGIPWIRHLGPLGFSILMGPIIMAGTKVVDYCNRFFMFGLIIAFGIFCLFGFLKIQPSFLLRSSWLTTMNAFPLFFLAFGFQSIIPTLYYYMDKKVGDVKKAIIIGTCIPLILYILWEAMVLGAVSLPILAQARVGGYTAVEALKQAHHSWAFYIAGELFGFFALVSSFVGVALGVMDFLADGLKWNKKSHPFSIFFLTFIIPLAWAICYPEIVLTCLKYAGGLGVAIIIGFFPTLIVWKGRYGKQQHREKRLVPGGKFTLFLMFLVIVINVVSLYYEL; the protein is encoded by the coding sequence ATGTCAAATAAAGTTTTAGGCGGATCCTTGCTTATCGCAGGTTCTGCAATTGGTGCTGGTGTTTTAGCGGTTCCTGTACTGACCGCTCAAGGCGGTTTCTTTCCTACAACTTTTCTCTATATTGTTTCATGGCTTTTTTCTATGGCTGCGGGGTTCTGCTTCCTTGAAGTCATGACTTGGATGAAGGAATCCAAGAACCAAGTGAACATGCTTTCCATGGCAGAATCTATCTTAGGTCATATAGGCAAGATTTCTGTATGCCTTGTCTACTTGTTTCTGTTTTACTCCTTACTTATTGCATATTTCTGTGAAGGAGGAAACATCTTATGTCGCATTTTTAATTGCCAAAATTTGGGGATTCCGTGGATTCGTCATCTGGGACCTTTAGGTTTTTCTATATTGATGGGGCCTATCATTATGGCAGGAACAAAAGTCGTGGATTATTGTAATCGATTTTTTATGTTCGGCTTGATTATAGCTTTCGGAATTTTTTGTCTGTTTGGATTTTTAAAAATCCAACCGAGCTTTTTACTGCGTTCCTCATGGTTAACTACAATGAACGCATTTCCTTTGTTTTTTCTTGCTTTTGGATTCCAAAGTATCATTCCTACATTGTACTACTACATGGACAAAAAAGTTGGAGATGTTAAAAAGGCTATTATCATAGGAACATGTATTCCTCTTATTCTCTATATTTTGTGGGAAGCTATGGTTTTAGGTGCCGTCTCTCTTCCTATTCTTGCGCAGGCTAGGGTAGGTGGGTATACTGCTGTAGAAGCTCTCAAGCAGGCCCATCATTCCTGGGCATTTTATATCGCGGGAGAACTTTTTGGCTTCTTTGCTTTGGTTTCCTCTTTTGTAGGCGTTGCTTTGGGTGTTATGGATTTTCTTGCCGATGGTTTAAAGTGGAACAAGAAGTCGCATCCGTTTTCAATTTTCTTTTTAACATTTATTATCCCTCTTGCTTGGGCCATTTGTTATCCTGAAATTGTTTTGACCTGTCTTAAGTATGCTGGGGGCCTTGGGGTTGCCATCATTATTGGGTTCTTCCCAACATTGATTGTATGGAAAGGGCGTTACGGCAAACAACAACATAGAGAGAAACGGTTGGTTCCAGGAGGAAAGTTTACTTTATTTTTGATGTTCTTGGTGATAGTAATAAATGTAGTTAGCCTTTATTATGAGCTTTAA
- the glmS gene encoding glutamine--fructose-6-phosphate transaminase (isomerizing): MCGIFGYLGDQDGVPLVLEGLEKLEYRGYDSAGLAAVVGEGLFIRKTVGHVKELSNLLEEKQVMSSSVIGHTRWATHGVPTEINAHPHVDQNRSCAVVHNGIIENFKELRRELVGQGVSFASDTDSEIIVQLFALYYQDSKDLVFSFCQTLSQLRGSVACALVHKDHPNLLLCASQESPLILGLGKEETFIASDSRAFLKHTRHSQALASGEFAVISQGKEPEIYNLELKKIHKNIRQITCNEDASDKSGYSYYMLKEIYDQPEVLEGLIQKHMDAEGCILSDFLSDLPIKTFKEITIVACGSSYHAGYLAKYIIESLVSIPVHIEIASEFRYRRPYVGKNTLGVLISQSGETADTLAALKELRRRNIAYLLGICNIPESAIALGVDHCLFLEAGVEIGVASTKAFTSQLLLLMFFGLKLANAHCALTHAEQLSFGKGLQSLPDLCRKLLANDSLHSWAHSYSCEDKFLFLGRRLMYPVVMEAALKLKEIAYIEANAYPGGEMKHGPIALISKGTPVIAFCGDDVVYEKMIGNMMEVKARHAHVIAIAPESREDIAAVSDQQIFVPDCHFLAAPVLYTVASQVMAYAMALAKGTEIDCPRNLAKSVTVE; the protein is encoded by the coding sequence ATGTGCGGGATATTTGGATATTTGGGAGACCAAGATGGCGTGCCCCTTGTGTTAGAGGGCTTGGAAAAATTAGAATATCGTGGTTATGATTCCGCAGGTCTTGCTGCTGTCGTTGGAGAAGGGCTTTTTATCAGAAAAACTGTAGGTCATGTTAAAGAGCTCTCCAACTTGTTGGAAGAAAAACAAGTCATGTCTTCATCAGTCATTGGCCATACCCGTTGGGCAACTCATGGAGTGCCAACAGAGATAAATGCCCATCCTCATGTAGATCAGAATAGATCGTGTGCTGTAGTTCATAATGGGATTATAGAAAATTTCAAAGAGTTGCGAAGGGAACTGGTTGGTCAAGGAGTTTCTTTTGCTTCGGATACTGATTCTGAAATTATAGTTCAGCTTTTTGCTTTATATTATCAAGATTCCAAAGATCTTGTGTTCAGCTTTTGTCAGACTTTATCTCAACTACGAGGTAGCGTAGCCTGTGCTTTGGTCCATAAAGATCATCCGAATTTGCTTCTTTGCGCATCTCAAGAGAGCCCTTTAATTCTGGGCTTAGGGAAAGAAGAGACATTTATTGCTTCAGATTCCCGAGCGTTTCTTAAACATACGCGACATTCTCAAGCTCTCGCTTCTGGAGAATTTGCAGTAATTTCTCAAGGGAAAGAACCTGAGATTTATAATTTGGAACTTAAGAAAATTCATAAGAACATACGACAAATTACCTGTAATGAAGACGCTTCGGATAAAAGTGGGTATAGCTATTATATGCTTAAGGAAATCTATGATCAGCCAGAAGTTTTAGAAGGTTTGATTCAAAAGCATATGGATGCAGAAGGCTGTATTCTATCCGATTTTTTGTCAGATCTCCCCATTAAGACCTTTAAAGAAATCACTATTGTTGCTTGCGGTTCTTCGTATCATGCGGGTTATCTTGCTAAATATATCATAGAGTCTTTAGTTTCGATTCCTGTACATATTGAAATTGCTTCTGAATTTCGCTATCGACGTCCCTATGTAGGTAAAAATACTTTGGGGGTTTTGATTAGTCAGTCAGGAGAAACTGCTGATACACTAGCTGCTTTGAAGGAATTACGTCGAAGAAACATCGCATATCTCTTAGGAATTTGTAATATCCCTGAATCAGCGATTGCTCTTGGTGTGGATCATTGTTTATTTTTAGAAGCAGGAGTGGAAATTGGTGTGGCCTCTACAAAGGCATTTACTTCTCAGCTCTTGTTGCTTATGTTTTTTGGTTTGAAATTAGCAAACGCACACTGTGCATTGACTCATGCAGAACAACTTTCTTTTGGCAAAGGCTTACAAAGCTTGCCAGATTTGTGCAGGAAACTTCTTGCTAACGATTCTCTCCATTCTTGGGCTCACTCCTATTCCTGTGAAGATAAGTTCCTTTTTCTAGGACGGAGGTTGATGTATCCTGTTGTTATGGAGGCTGCTCTGAAACTCAAAGAAATTGCTTATATTGAAGCGAATGCCTATCCTGGTGGAGAAATGAAACATGGACCTATAGCTTTAATTAGCAAAGGGACTCCTGTGATTGCATTTTGCGGTGATGATGTTGTCTATGAAAAAATGATAGGCAATATGATGGAGGTTAAAGCGCGTCATGCTCATGTGATTGCTATTGCTCCCGAATCTCGTGAAGATATCGCTGCAGTTTCTGATCAACAGATCTTTGTTCCAGACTGTCATTTTCTCGCTGCGCCTGTGTTATATACTGTAGCTAGTCAAGTGATGGCATACGCTATGGCTTTGGCAAAGGGAACGGAAATTGACTGTCCCAGAAATCTTGCCAAGTCTGTTACTGTAGAATAA
- the glmM gene encoding phosphoglucosamine mutase has product MQQSVRKLFGTDGVRGRANFEPMTVETTVLLGKAVARVLREDRSGKHRVVVGKDTRLSGYMFENALIAGLNSMGVETLVLGPIPTPGVAFITRAYRADAGIMISASHNPYWDNGIKIFSSEGFKISDFLEQRIETMVSQVAFGPFPEDHAVGKNKRVIDALGRYIEFVKATFPKGRTLKGLKIVLDCAHGASYKVAPLVFEELDGEVICCGCKPTGVNINENCGALFPQVIQKAVIEHQAHLGIALDGDGDRIIMVDEKGHIVDGDMILSICASDLKKRCLLPHNRVVATVMTNFGVLKYLEGLGLQVVTSPVGDRHVLHAMLENEVTLGGEQSGHMIFLDYNTTGDGIVSALQVLRIMIESESTLSDLTAPIVKSPQTLINVAVREKIPLENIPLVEKTLRDVQDALGPSGRILLRYSGTENICRVMVEGLKKHQVDCLAKALADVIDAELGTGSIE; this is encoded by the coding sequence ATGCAACAGAGTGTGAGAAAACTTTTTGGTACAGATGGTGTTCGAGGACGAGCAAATTTTGAGCCTATGACAGTAGAAACAACTGTTTTATTAGGAAAAGCTGTAGCTAGAGTACTTCGAGAAGATAGGTCGGGCAAACATCGTGTTGTAGTAGGCAAAGATACTAGGTTATCAGGGTATATGTTTGAGAATGCCTTGATTGCTGGTCTCAATTCCATGGGTGTAGAAACTCTTGTTCTTGGCCCCATTCCTACACCAGGGGTTGCCTTTATTACACGAGCGTATCGAGCTGACGCAGGAATTATGATTTCTGCTTCACACAATCCTTATTGGGATAATGGCATTAAGATTTTTTCTTCGGAAGGATTTAAAATTTCTGATTTTCTTGAGCAACGTATTGAAACAATGGTCAGTCAAGTTGCCTTCGGTCCATTTCCTGAAGATCATGCCGTTGGGAAGAATAAACGTGTCATAGATGCTCTGGGACGCTATATAGAGTTCGTTAAGGCTACGTTCCCTAAGGGACGCACTTTAAAGGGATTAAAGATTGTTTTAGACTGCGCTCATGGAGCTTCTTATAAAGTAGCACCTTTGGTATTTGAAGAGCTTGATGGGGAGGTAATTTGTTGTGGTTGCAAACCCACGGGAGTAAATATCAATGAAAACTGCGGAGCTCTTTTTCCTCAAGTCATTCAGAAAGCTGTAATCGAACACCAAGCCCATCTTGGGATTGCTCTAGATGGGGACGGAGATCGGATTATCATGGTGGATGAGAAGGGTCATATTGTCGACGGAGATATGATATTAAGTATATGTGCTAGTGATCTTAAAAAAAGATGCTTATTACCACATAACCGTGTTGTTGCTACGGTTATGACAAATTTTGGAGTGTTGAAATATTTGGAAGGGTTAGGTTTGCAGGTAGTCACTTCCCCAGTAGGGGATCGGCATGTTTTGCACGCTATGTTAGAAAACGAAGTGACCTTAGGAGGTGAGCAAAGTGGGCATATGATCTTCTTAGACTATAATACGACTGGAGATGGCATTGTTTCAGCACTGCAAGTTTTACGCATTATGATAGAAAGTGAATCCACACTCTCAGATTTGACAGCCCCAATTGTAAAAAGTCCCCAAACTTTGATAAATGTTGCTGTAAGAGAAAAAATTCCTCTTGAAAATATTCCGTTAGTTGAAAAAACCCTAAGAGATGTTCAGGATGCTCTAGGCCCTTCTGGACGTATATTATTAAGATATTCTGGAACCGAAAATATATGCAGAGTTATGGTTGAGGGTCTTAAAAAACATCAAGTAGACTGCCTTGCCAAGGCTCTTGCAGATGTTATTGATGCAGAATTGGGCACAGGCAGTATAGAGTAG